The Lates calcarifer isolate ASB-BC8 unplaced genomic scaffold, TLL_Latcal_v3 _unitig_281_quiver_1142, whole genome shotgun sequence genome has a window encoding:
- the LOC108893045 gene encoding LOW QUALITY PROTEIN: gamma-crystallin M2 (The sequence of the model RefSeq protein was modified relative to this genomic sequence to represent the inferred CDS: inserted 1 base in 1 codon; substituted 1 base at 1 genomic stop codon): MASLLAQGXLDKGPVCGAGIKGKGXTRLGTVWCKSKDSSSSHSSSSPLTSKMTSTGMNMMSRIIFYEDRNFQGRSYECMSDCPDMSSYLSRCHSCRVERGCFMVYDRTNYMGNQYFLRRGEYADYMSMMGMSDCIKSCRMIPMYRGSYRMRIYERENFGGMMHELMDDCDNIMDRYRMSNCMSCNVMEGHWLMYEQPHYRGRMMYMRPGEYRSFMNMGWSGMRFMSMRRITDSCY, translated from the exons ATGGCGTCACTGCTGGCTCAGG GTTTAGACAAAGGGCCAGTCTGTGGGGCCGGTATAAAAGGTAAGGGTTAAACCAGGTTGGGTACAGTTTGGTGCAAGAgcaaagacagcagcagctcccacagcagcagcagcccactGACCAGCAAAATGACTTCCACTGGAATGAACATGATGAGCAGG ATCATCTTCTACGAGGACAGGAACTTCCAGGGTCGTTCCTATGAGTGCATGAGCGACTGCCCCGACATGTCCTCCTACCTGAGCAGGTGCCACTCCTGCAGGGTGGAGAGAGGCTGTTTTATGGTGTACGACCGCACCAACTACATGGGCAACCAGTACTTCCTGAGAAGGGGCGAGTACGCTGACTACATGAGCATGATGGGCATGAGCGACTGCATTAAGTCCTGCCGCATGATCCCCATG TACAGGGGATCCTACAGGATGAGGATCTACGAGAGGGAGAACTTTGGTGGCATGATGCATGAGCTGATGGACGACTGTGACAACATCATGGACCGTTACCGCATGTCCAACTGCATGTCCTGCAACGTGATGGAAGGCCACTGGCTGATGTACGAGCAGCCCCACTACAGAGGCAGGATGATGTACATGAGGCCTGGCGAGTACAGGAGCTTCATGAACATGGGCTGGAGCGGCATGAGGTTCATGAGCATGAGGCGCATCACCGACTCCTGCTATTAG
- the LOC108893042 gene encoding phosphatidylinositol polyphosphate 5-phosphatase type IV: MTENGEDSSLHQNCQAPDKGDSVVTDSRPRKTSLVDVKPCKEHSDALKLTARKGEGEVSPYQPRPPSLPRQAKSSKSGSVEETVRNRRLRNSQESLSDPAETGSSTDSLKEDQTVAAPGGFVVSSAATIRNRDTSVRPHSAVATGSPVFRERGSSLSEYERRPHSQQSDPTDHRGRSTKQRLSPVQPMGPLPALEKSFVSATLRAANRIDRDCLDYGVLAREKLRERLHRNLSDSRLLENMGSDSASVNSMRSTYSVLSPIRPQDVRNRSFLEGSVLGSGALLGAEELDRYFPNRRVGVYIATWNMQGEKGLPANLDDLLLPTDSEFAQDFYIIGVQEGCPDRREWETRLQETLGPYYVMLYAASHGVLYLTVFVRRDLIWFCSEVEHATVTTRIISQIKTKGAVGIAFTFFGTSFLFITSHFTSGDAKVYERILDYNKIVEALALPKGLPDTNPYRSTPSDVTTRFDQVFWFGDFNFRLSKDRVDVESIMNRTVDGDMGPLLEHDQLFKEMKDGSIFKGFQEATIHFLPTYKFDIGCDIYDTTSKQRTPSYTDRILFRNRQAEDIKVVKYTSCSSIKTSDHRPVIGVFQVKLRPGRDNIPLGAGQFDRGLYLEGIRRRITRELKRREAMKNQSSSTICAIA, encoded by the exons ATGACTGAGAATGGAGAGGACAGCAGCCTCCATCAGAATTGTCAAGCTCCTGACAAAGGAGATTCAGTTGTCACTGACAGCAGGCCACGCAAGACCTCTTTAGTGGATGTCAAACCCTGCAAGGAACACAGTGATGCCCTTAAACTCACTGCtagaaagggagagggagaggtcaGTCCGTACCAGCCTCGGCCACCCTCATTGCCCAGGCAAGCAAAGTCCAGCAAAAGTGGCTCAGTTGAGGAGACGGTGAGAAACAGGAGGCTGAGAAACAGCCAGGAGAGTCTGAGCGACCCGGCTGAGACTGGCTCCTCCACAGACTCGCTTAAAGAGGACCAAACAGTAGCAGCTCCAGGTGGGTTTGTTGTCAGTAGTGCTGCCACCATCAGGAACCGGGACACCAGTGTGAGACCACACTCTGCTGTTGCGACAGGATCCCCAGTCTTccgggagagagggagcagtcTCTCTGAGTATGAAAGGAGGCCTCACAGCCAGCAGAGCGACCCCACAGACCACCGGGGGAGGTCCACCAAGCAGCGACTGTCTCCGGTGCAACCCATGGGGCCGCTGCCTGCTCTGGAGAAGAGCTTCGTGTCAGCCACTTTAAGGGCAGCTAATAGGATTGACAGGGATTGTTTGGATTATGGCGTGCTGGCCAGAGAGAAGCTCAGGGAGAGACTCCACAGGAACCTGAGCGACAGCCGGCTTCTGGAGAACATGGGGTCGGACAGTGCCTCTGTCAACTCCATGAGGTCCACCTACAGCGTGCTCAGCCCCATCAGACCGCAGGATGTGAGGAACAG GAGCTTTTTGGAGGGCAGCGTGCTTGGAAGTGGTGCTCTGCTTGGGGCTGAGGAGCTGGACCGTTACTTCCCCAACAGGAGAGTGGGTGTCTACATCGCCACATGGAACATGCAGGGAGAGAAG ggGCTGCCAGCCAACTTAGATGATCTCCTCCTTCCAACAGACTCTGAATTTGCACAAGACTTTTATATTATCGGGGTCCAGGAGGGCTGTCCTGACAG gagggAGTGGGAGACGCGTCTTCAGGAGACTCTGGGACCTTATTACGTCATGCTGTACGCAGCATCACATGGTGTTTTGTATCTCACTGTATTTGTCAGAAGAGACCTCATCTGGTTCTGCTCAG AGGTGGAGCACGCCACGGTCACAACCAGGATCATCTCTCAGATCAAGACCAAAGGGGCCGTGGGAATTGCCTTCACCTTTTTTGGcacttccttcctcttcatcacatCCCATTTTACCT ctggggATGCTAAAGTTTACGAGAGAATACTCGATTACAATAAGATTGTCGAGGCTCTAGCCCTTCCAAAAGGCCTTCCAGACACCAACCCTTACCGATCCACACCAT CTGACGTCACCACAAGATTTGACCAGGTCTTCTGGTTTGGAGACTTTAACTTTCGGCTGAGTAAGGACCGGGTGGATGTGGAGAGCATCATGAACCGCACAGTGGATGGTGATATGGGCCCCCTGTTGGAGCATGACCAGCTCTTCAAGGAGATGAAGGATG GTTCAATCTTTAAAGGTTTTCAAGAGGCAACGATACACTTCCTCCCCACATACAAATTTGACATCGGCTGCGACATCTACGACACTACGTCTAAACAGAGAACGCCTTCATACaca gACAGGATCCTGTTCAGGAACAGGCAGGCTGAAGACATAAAAGTGGTCAAGTACACCAGCTGCTCCAGCATCAAGACCTCAGACCATCGACCCGTCATCGGTGTCTTCCAGGTCAAACTAAGGCCAGGCAGAGACAA TATTCCTCTGGGTGCAGGACAGTTCGACCGAGGCTTGTATTTGGAGGGCATTAGGAGGAGGATCACCAGAGAGCTGAAGAGGAGGGAAGCCATGAAGAACCAAAGTAGCAGCACCATCTGCGCCATCGCTTAG
- the LOC108893044 gene encoding mitochondrial-processing peptidase subunit alpha-like: MATHMSKCRTWSRVQRFGIAAYRKYSSGSGYPNISLSTPLPGIPKPVFASVDGQEKYETKITTLENGLKVASQNKFGQFCTVGILVNSGSRHEAKYPSGIAHFLEKLAFSSTAQYGSKDEILLTLEKHGGICDCQTSRDTTMYAVSAEVKGLDTVVSLLSDAVLQPRLLDEEIEMTRMVVRFELEDLNMRPDPEPLLTEMIHAAAYRGNTVGLPRFCPADNVEKIDKKVLHSYLRNYYCPERMVLAGVGIEHEQLVECARKYLLNVKPVWGTSTVANVDLSVAQYTGGIVKMEKDMSDVSLGPTPIPELTHIMIGLESCSFLEEDFIPFAVLNMMMGGGGSFSAGGPGKGMFTRLYLNVLNRHHWMYNATSYHHSYEDSGLLCIHASADPRQVREMVEIITREFIQMAGNAGEMELERAKTQLKSMLMMNLESRPVIFEDVGRQVLSTGKRKLPHELCELISNVTASDIKRVTTKMLRSKPAVAALGDLTELPSYEHIQAALSSKDGRLPRMYRLFR; the protein is encoded by the exons ATGGCGACTCACATGTCGAAGTGTAGAACCTGGAGTCGTGTTCAAAG GTTTGGAATCGCAGCTTATAGAAAGTACAGCAGTGGCAGCGGATACCCAAATATCTCCCTCTCTACACCGCTGCCTGGGATCCCCAAGCCTGTGTTTGCATCTGTGGATGGTCAGGAAAAATATGAGACCAAGATCACAACTCTAGAAAATGGTCTCAAGGTTGCTTCCCAAAACAAGTTTGGTCAATTCTGCACAGTTGGAA ttttagtaaACTCTGGATCCAGACATGAAGCAAAATACCCAAGTGGAATAGCACATTTCTTAGAGAAACTAGCCTTTTCT tcCACGGCTCAGTACGGGAGTAAAGATGAAATCCTGCTCACGTTGGAAAAGCACGGAGGGATATGTGACTGCCAAACATCAAG AGATACCACCATGTATGCAGTTTCTGCTGAAGTGAAGGGCCTGGACACAGTGGTCAGTCTTCTTTCCGATGCTGTACTACAGCCTCGCCTACTGG ACGAAGAGATTGAGATGACCAGAATGGTGGTTCGCTTCGAGTTAGAAGACTTAAACATGAGGCCAGACCCTGAACCCTTACTCACAGAGATGATCCACGCT GCAGCGTATCGAGGCAACACAGTCGGACTGCCTCGCTTTTGTCCTGCAGATAATGTGGAGAAGATCGACAAGAAAGTGCTTCACAGCTACCTGCGTAACTACTACTGTCCTGAGCGGATGGTGCTGGCTGGAGTGGGCATTGAGCATGAGCAACTGGTTGAATGTGCCAGGAAATACCTGTTGAATGTGAAGCCAGTGTGGGGAACAAGCACTGTGGCCAACGTCGACCTTTCTGTAGCACAGTACACTGGTGGAATAGTCAAG ATGGAGAAGGATATGTCGGATGTGAGCCTTGGCCCCACCCCGATCCCAGAGCTCACCCACATCATGATCGGCCTGGAGAGCTGCTCCTTCTTG GAGGAGGACTTCATCCCATTCGCAGTGCTCAACATGATGATGGGTGGAGGAGGctctttctctgcaggaggGCCCGGGAAAGGCATGTTCACCCGCCTGTACCTGAACGTGCTCAACAG GCATCATTGGATGTACAACGCCACCTCCTACCATCATAGTTACGAGGACAGCGGCCTGCTGTGTATCCACGCTAGTGCAGACCCCAGACAG GTGCGGGAAATGGTGGAAATAATAACCAGAGAGTTCATTCAGATGGCTGGAAACGCAGGAGAG ATGGAGCTAGAGAGAGCCAAAACTCAGCTCAAGTCCATGTTGATGATGAACCTTGAGTCGCGGCCGGTTATTTTTGAAGACGTTGGTCGTCAGGTTCTCTCCACAGGAAAGAGAAAGCTGCCACATGAACTGTGTGAGCTAATAA GCAACGTGACAGCCAGTGATATTAAACGGGTGACCACCAAGATGCTGCGCAGTAAGCCTGCAGTCGCAGCTCTGGGAGACCTGACGGAGCTGCCCTCATACGAACACATCCAGGCTGCCCTGTCCAGTAAAGATGGACGTCTGCCCCGCATGTATCGTCTCTTCCGATAG
- the LOC108893040 gene encoding uncharacterized protein PF3D7_1120000-like, translating into MDTFRSLGIFSIEDLGVEIEEEIKEVTEGDAEEVIEEHIEEEIEEDIVEENKEVIEKGIMEQPSASIREDHSYASGLEEEISEKSDEKDIEEEIEEEIEEEIAEEIEEEIAEETKEEIVEEDPEQPSASIRDDHFYTSDFEEENDEVSEVSQGEKSDGLQEALEEERKAKAALEEDLEKMKKEQAQQKEILEQEQKEKAALAKTLKKEQAKKAKLREEMELMNAQMADLKRSKQEHQHRNAELLLKMSKMAADLEEDKKQKKKLKNELKASSNQHTKEMAKHEKVNCAKVKALQDQLTEQQKESVEKDNKIQFLHSNIQSLQSNIEAKDNTVSSLKEKVNQLASDLKKEQTKTCKLQRDFETAVSQQQKEAEGLDHLTRQNQQLASENKRLQGELEAALNQRQSAQKQHQKDKDTCSKLEEEIKKEKAHFLEAFKKIKMQEKELSEKTLALEKSQIAEKMLKSSLKNEKRRFEKMVFQKQATEDPITILSKQLREASASSESMRYDMQTLRMENADLRAKNAMETERDRVIQRHRSLSECHEEMMSKKKDIISENQATIAKLKYMVDGLKARQSESRTRQAELEEALKQEKTQSTNLQQRADQITSALDKERTMCEKYRVELKEALTKQMETMEERQKLTVALQKAQDSYARLQEQQLAESNFQLRHNNNTELRLQEKTRVLDETTKALHNLQEEYADLGRKHSEVNSDYRDLLKTHSALQIRHERLSYAQGNPRPEFCLPQFSAAYA; encoded by the coding sequence ATGGATACATTTAGATCTCTGGGAATCTTCTCCATTGAAGACCTTGGGGTGGAGATTGAAGAAGAGATTAAGGAGGTGACCGAGGGAGACGCTGAAGAAGTGATTGAGGAACACATCGAAGAGGAGATTGAGGAAGATATTGTAGAGGAGAACAAGGAGGTGATTGAAAAAGGGATTATGGAGCAGCCCTCTGCCTCCATCAGAGAAGACCACTCCTACGCTTCTGGCCTCGAAGAAGAGATATCAGAGAAATCTGATGAGAAAGACATTGAGGAGGAGATTGAGGAGGAGATTGAGGAGGAGATCGCAGAGGAGATTGAGGAGGAAATTGCAGAGGAGACTAAGGAGGAAATTGTGGAAGAGGATCCAGAGCAGCCCTCTGCCTCCATCAGAGACGACCACTTCTACACTTCTGACTTCGAAGAGGAAAACGACGAGGTTAGTGAAGTTTCACAGGGAGAGAAATCTGATGGACTTCAAGAAGCcctggaggaggaaagaaaagccAAAGCTGCTCTCGAAGAGGACTTggagaagatgaaaaaagaacaagCACAACAGAAAGAAATCTTGGAGCAGGagcaaaaggaaaaagcagCTCTTGCGAAGACTCTGAAAAAGGAACAAGCTAAAAAAGCCAAACTTCGTGAGGAAATGGAGCTCATGAACGCACAAATGGCTGATCTCAAGAGGTCAAAACAAGAACACCAGCACAGAAATGCCGAGCTTCTACTCAAAATGAGTAAGATGGCAGCTGATCTTGAAGAggacaaaaaacagaagaagaagctcAAAAATGAGTTGAAGGCGTCCTCCAATCAGCACACAAAAGAAATGGCAAAGCATGAGAAGGTTAATTGTGCCAAAGTCAAGGCTCTACAAGACCAACTCACTGAGCAACAGAAAGAAAGCGttgaaaaagacaacaaaattcAGTTCCTACACTCCAACATTCAGAGTCTTCAAAGTAATATTGAAGCTAAAGACAACACTGTGTCCTCGCTGAAGGAGAAAGTCAACCAGTTGGCCTCAGACCTCAAAAAGGAGCAAACCAAAACCTGCAAACTCCAGAGGGACTTTGAGACTGCTGTTTCCCAGCAGCAGAAGGAAGCAGAAGGGCTGGACCATCTGACTCGTCAAAACCAACAACTGGCTTCTGAGAACAAGAGGCTGCAAGGTGAACTTGAGGCTGCACTAAATCAGAGACAGTCTGCTCAAAAGCAGCatcagaaagacaaagacacttGCAGCAAACTTGAGGAGGAAATCAAGAAAGAGAAAGCTCATTTCTTGGAagcatttaagaaaataaaaatgcaagaGAAAGAGCTCTCTGAAAAGACTCTGGCTCTAGAAAAGAGCCAGATtgctgaaaaaatgttaaagtcCTCccttaaaaatgagaaaaggcGCTTTGAGAAGATGGTTTTCCAGAAGCAGGCCACAGAAGACCCTATAACCATCCTCAGTAAGCAGCTCAGAGAGGCCTCTGCTTCCTCAGAGAGCATGAGGTACGACATGCAGACACTGAGGATGGAGAATGCAGACCTTAGGGCTAAAAACGCTATGGAGACAGAACGTGACAGAGTGATCCAGAGACACCGCTCTCTCTCTGAGTGCCACGAAGAGATGATGTCAAAGAAAAAGGATATCATCTCTGAGAATCAAGCTACCATTGCTAAGCTCAAGTACATGGTAGATGGACTGAAAGCACGACAGTCAGAGAGCAGGACAAGACAGGCTGAACTCGAAGAGGCCCTAAAACAGGAGAAGACACAAAGCACCAACTTGCAGCAGAGAGCCGATCAAATCACCTCTGCTCTCGACAAAGAAAGGACCATGTGTGAAAAATACCGTGTCGAGCTCAAGGAAGCCTTGACCAAGCAGATGGAGACAATGGAGGAGCGGCAGAAACTGACTGTGGCCCTCCAGAAAGCTCAGGACAGCTACGCCAGACTTCAAGAACAACAGCTGGCAGAGTCAAACTTTCAGctcagacacaacaacaacaccgAGCTCAGGCTCCAGGAGAAAACACGTGTCCTAGATGAGACAACAAAGGCTCTACACAACCTGCAGGAGGAATACGCTGATCTCGGGAGGAAGCACAGTGAGGTCAATTCAGATTATCGTGACCTGCTGAAAACTCACAGTGCCCTCCAAATTAGACATGAGAGACTCAGCTACGCCCAAGGAAACCCCCGACCAGAGTTCTGTCTGCCTCAGTTCAGTGCCGCTTATGCGTGA